The following coding sequences lie in one Streptomyces sp. NBC_00464 genomic window:
- a CDS encoding class I SAM-dependent methyltransferase — MRIQVELSDAVQDYVADVSLRETDLLRELREKTSELPLHLMQISPEQGQFLSLLVKAIGARRTLEVGVFTGYSLLSTALALPEDGSVVALDLDAGWAATAMEFCGRAGVAGKVDLRLGDARDTLAELVREEGAPGSFDFVFIDADKEGYAEYYEAALKLLRPGGLVVVDNVLWHGAVVNPEAQDSETRALRAFNAKLRDDKRVDLSLLPFADGLTFALKR, encoded by the coding sequence GTGAGAATCCAGGTCGAGTTGAGTGACGCCGTGCAGGACTACGTCGCCGATGTGTCCCTGCGCGAGACCGATCTGCTTCGCGAACTGCGGGAGAAGACGTCCGAGCTTCCCCTGCACCTCATGCAGATCTCGCCCGAGCAGGGCCAGTTCCTGTCCCTGCTGGTGAAGGCGATCGGCGCCAGGCGCACCCTGGAGGTCGGTGTCTTCACGGGCTACAGCCTGCTGTCGACGGCCCTGGCACTGCCGGAGGACGGCTCCGTGGTGGCCCTGGACCTGGACGCCGGGTGGGCCGCGACCGCGATGGAGTTCTGCGGCCGGGCCGGCGTCGCCGGCAAGGTCGATCTGCGGCTGGGCGACGCGCGCGACACGCTCGCGGAGCTGGTGCGCGAGGAAGGCGCCCCCGGTTCGTTCGACTTCGTGTTCATCGACGCGGACAAGGAGGGGTACGCCGAGTACTACGAGGCGGCCCTGAAGCTGCTGCGCCCCGGCGGGCTGGTCGTGGTCGACAACGTCCTGTGGCACGGAGCGGTCGTCAACCCCGAGGCCCAGGACTCCGAGACACGGGCGCTGCGGGCGTTCAACGCCAAGCTGCGCGACGACAAGCGGGTGGATCTGAGCCTGCTGCCGTTCGCCGACGGGCTCACCTTCGCGCTGAAGCGCTGA
- a CDS encoding MFS transporter — translation MTVRTGSGPDARHAPAPGAGKGGRRTALALGSLFVGTFVMGTAELVVVGILDLVARDLDVPLATAGSLVTAYALGICVGGPALTALTIRLSRRAVLRMSLAGYAAGNLLALFATGFSMLFAARLITGALQGLFMGAAFAAAAALVPAERLGRAISVVFAGVAVSTALGVPAGTLIGRATGWRTAFAAITVLGALALVLTLLCVPALSAATGSGRLRTQARHALAPRVLAVLGVGFLLMGGQFAAFTYITLFLEQVTGVSGPVVSAFLLAFGASTAAGAFAGGRAADRAPATTVAAAAAVLVCALGALYLFGQSAPLAAVALAVWGLAGFGFVPSLQYLVIHLAGPGRDLAATLPASAVNAGIALGALAGGTAVGGAGADGALLTGLVVCSLALPAAWAVRFLKAPADA, via the coding sequence ATGACTGTGCGCACCGGGTCCGGGCCGGACGCCCGTCACGCCCCGGCCCCCGGGGCGGGCAAGGGCGGCCGGCGCACCGCGCTCGCGCTGGGAAGCCTGTTCGTGGGCACCTTCGTGATGGGTACGGCCGAACTGGTCGTCGTCGGCATCCTCGACCTGGTCGCCCGCGACCTCGACGTGCCCCTCGCCACCGCGGGCAGCCTGGTGACCGCGTACGCGCTGGGCATCTGCGTCGGCGGACCCGCCCTGACCGCCTTGACCATCCGCCTCTCCCGCCGCGCGGTGCTGCGGATGTCGCTGGCCGGCTATGCGGCGGGCAACCTGCTGGCCCTGTTCGCCACCGGTTTCTCCATGCTCTTCGCCGCCCGGCTGATCACCGGCGCGCTCCAGGGCCTGTTCATGGGCGCCGCTTTCGCGGCGGCCGCCGCACTGGTGCCGGCCGAACGGCTGGGGCGCGCGATCTCCGTGGTCTTCGCCGGGGTGGCCGTCTCCACCGCGCTCGGCGTACCGGCGGGCACGCTGATCGGCCGGGCCACGGGCTGGCGCACGGCGTTCGCCGCGATCACCGTCCTGGGCGCCCTCGCCCTCGTCCTGACCCTGCTGTGCGTGCCGGCCCTGTCCGCTGCCACCGGCTCGGGCCGGCTCCGTACCCAGGCCCGGCACGCCCTGGCGCCCCGCGTCCTGGCGGTGCTCGGCGTCGGATTCCTGCTCATGGGCGGCCAGTTCGCGGCATTCACCTACATCACCCTCTTCCTGGAGCAGGTCACCGGCGTCTCCGGCCCCGTGGTCAGCGCCTTCCTGCTGGCCTTCGGGGCGTCCACCGCGGCCGGTGCCTTCGCAGGGGGCAGAGCCGCCGACCGGGCCCCCGCCACCACGGTGGCCGCAGCGGCCGCCGTGCTGGTGTGCGCGCTGGGCGCCCTGTACCTCTTCGGGCAGTCCGCGCCCCTGGCGGCCGTGGCGCTCGCGGTCTGGGGGCTGGCCGGCTTCGGCTTCGTACCGTCCCTGCAGTATCTGGTGATCCACCTGGCCGGGCCCGGCCGTGACCTCGCGGCCACCCTGCCGGCGTCCGCCGTCAACGCCGGTATCGCGCTCGGGGCGCTGGCGGGCGGCACGGCGGTAGGTGGTGCCGGGGCGGACGGGGCCCTGCTGACCGGCCTGGTGGTGTGTTCCCTGGCGCTGCCCGCGGCCTGGGCGGTCCGCTTCCTGAAGGCCCCGGCCGACGCGTGA
- a CDS encoding 4-hydroxyphenylacetate 3-hydroxylase family protein: MTLKQGDAEDAADQDAAGAGAAGTDSPARVTRPLTGDEYLESLSDGREIYLYGDRVKDVTKHPAFRNSALMTARLYNALHDPAKRDVLTTRTDTGSDGYTHKFFRTPRSVQDLVEDREAIAEWARMTYGWMGRSPDYKAAFLGTLGANSEYYAPYQENAQRWYRESQEKVLFWNHAIIHPPVDRNRPAEEVKDVFVHVEKETDNGLIVSGAKVVATGSAITHFNFISHYGLPLKDKKFALVATVPMDSPGLKLICRPSYAATAAVMGSPFDYPLSSRLDENDTIFVMDKVLIPWENVFLYGDVEKVNGFAPQSGFLERLTFHGSIRLAVKIDFIAGLLLKAVEMTGTKDFRGVQARVGEVLAWRNMFWALSDASARNPQEWKGGALLPRLDYGMAYRWFMTIGYPRIKEIIEQDVASGLIYINSSAEDFKNPEIRPYLDKYVRGSGGHDAVSRVKLMKLLWDAVGTEFGGRHELYERNYSGNHESVRTDIVQAQAASGQLDAYKGFAEQCLQEYDLDGWTVPDLDSFEGLKGLRKNLWSNG; this comes from the coding sequence ATGACGCTCAAGCAGGGCGACGCGGAAGACGCTGCCGACCAGGACGCCGCCGGCGCCGGCGCCGCGGGTACGGACTCCCCGGCACGCGTGACGCGCCCGCTGACCGGTGACGAATACCTGGAGAGTCTCAGCGACGGCCGGGAGATATACCTCTACGGCGACCGGGTCAAGGACGTGACGAAGCACCCGGCCTTCCGCAACTCCGCGCTGATGACCGCGCGTCTGTACAACGCCCTGCACGACCCGGCCAAGCGCGACGTGCTCACCACCCGCACCGACACCGGCAGCGACGGCTACACCCATAAGTTCTTCCGCACCCCGCGCAGCGTCCAGGACCTCGTGGAGGACCGCGAGGCGATCGCGGAATGGGCGAGGATGACGTATGGCTGGATGGGCCGCAGCCCCGACTACAAGGCCGCGTTCCTGGGGACCCTGGGCGCCAACAGCGAGTACTACGCCCCCTACCAGGAGAACGCCCAGCGCTGGTACCGCGAGTCCCAGGAGAAGGTGCTCTTCTGGAACCACGCGATCATCCACCCGCCGGTGGACCGCAACCGGCCCGCGGAAGAGGTCAAGGACGTCTTCGTCCACGTGGAGAAGGAGACCGACAACGGCCTGATCGTCAGCGGCGCCAAGGTCGTGGCCACCGGTTCCGCGATCACCCACTTCAACTTCATCTCGCACTACGGGCTCCCCCTGAAGGACAAGAAGTTCGCGCTCGTCGCGACCGTCCCGATGGACTCGCCCGGACTGAAGCTGATCTGCCGGCCGTCCTACGCCGCGACCGCGGCCGTCATGGGCAGCCCCTTCGACTACCCGCTCTCCAGCCGGCTCGACGAGAACGACACGATCTTCGTCATGGACAAGGTCCTCATCCCCTGGGAGAACGTCTTCCTGTACGGGGACGTGGAGAAGGTCAACGGCTTCGCGCCCCAGTCGGGATTCCTGGAGCGGCTCACCTTCCACGGCTCCATCCGCCTGGCGGTGAAGATCGACTTCATCGCGGGGCTGCTGCTCAAGGCCGTCGAGATGACCGGCACCAAGGACTTCCGCGGTGTCCAGGCCCGGGTCGGCGAGGTGCTGGCCTGGCGGAACATGTTCTGGGCACTGAGCGACGCATCGGCCCGCAACCCGCAGGAGTGGAAGGGCGGCGCGCTGCTGCCCCGCCTCGACTACGGCATGGCGTACCGCTGGTTCATGACGATCGGCTACCCGCGCATCAAGGAGATCATCGAGCAGGACGTCGCCAGCGGCCTGATCTACATCAACTCCAGCGCCGAGGACTTCAAGAACCCCGAGATCCGCCCCTACCTGGACAAGTACGTACGGGGCTCGGGCGGCCACGACGCGGTGAGCCGCGTCAAACTCATGAAGCTCCTGTGGGACGCGGTCGGCACCGAGTTCGGCGGCCGGCACGAACTGTACGAGCGCAACTACTCGGGCAACCACGAATCGGTGCGCACCGACATCGTCCAGGCACAGGCCGCCAGCGGTCAGCTGGACGCCTACAAGGGCTTCGCCGAGCAGTGCCTCCAGGAGTACGACCTGGACGGCTGGACGGTCCCCGACCTCGACTCGTTCGAGGGGCTCAAGGGACTGCGCAAGAACCTGTGGAGCAACGGCTGA
- a CDS encoding SDR family NAD(P)-dependent oxidoreductase, translated as MDLQLSGRVAVVTGASKGMGLAITRTLLQEGARVVAASRKISPGLHELAGPNLVHVPVDLTDRDAPAYVVERAITEFGKLDILVNNAGGPPPGVSLPRGSFLDASDDDWQAMFNFNLFAVVRAVRAVRAAIPHLLKSDAAAIVNITSGNAHQPSPINVDYGAAKAGLANLTKQLSGEFAPQGIRVNAVVPGVTLTEWWTEEGGVADKIAAQAGTDRDSVISTVVPQMLNLSTGRFVEPQEIADAVVLLASPRSGSTTGTELVVDGGQLKEI; from the coding sequence ATGGACCTGCAGCTTTCCGGCCGCGTAGCAGTCGTCACCGGCGCCTCCAAGGGCATGGGGCTCGCCATCACCCGTACCCTCCTGCAGGAGGGCGCCCGCGTCGTGGCCGCCTCCCGCAAGATCAGCCCCGGTCTCCACGAGCTCGCCGGGCCGAATCTGGTGCACGTCCCGGTCGACCTGACCGACCGTGACGCGCCCGCGTACGTCGTGGAGCGTGCGATCACCGAGTTCGGCAAGCTGGACATCCTGGTGAACAACGCCGGCGGCCCGCCGCCCGGTGTGTCCCTGCCCCGCGGCTCCTTCCTGGACGCCTCGGACGACGACTGGCAGGCGATGTTCAACTTCAACCTGTTCGCCGTGGTCCGCGCCGTCCGCGCCGTCCGCGCCGCGATCCCGCACCTGCTGAAGAGCGACGCCGCCGCGATCGTCAACATCACGTCGGGCAACGCCCACCAGCCCTCGCCGATCAACGTCGACTACGGTGCGGCCAAGGCCGGCCTGGCCAACCTCACCAAGCAGCTGTCCGGCGAGTTCGCCCCGCAGGGCATCCGCGTCAACGCGGTCGTCCCGGGCGTCACGCTCACCGAGTGGTGGACCGAGGAGGGCGGCGTCGCCGACAAGATCGCCGCGCAGGCGGGCACCGACCGCGACAGCGTCATCTCCACCGTCGTGCCGCAGATGCTGAACCTGTCCACCGGCCGCTTCGTCGAGCCCCAGGAGATCGCCGACGCGGTCGTCCTGCTCGCCTCGCCGCGCTCCGGCAGCACCACGGGCACCGAGCTCGTCGTCGACGGCGGTCAGCTCAAGGAGATCTGA
- a CDS encoding bifunctional transcriptional activator/DNA repair enzyme AdaA, giving the protein MAYTRDVTGAYTSDEDRWRAVREHDRAADGKFYYVVRTTGVYSRPSCVVRTARRENVMFLPTAEEARARGYRSCRRCRPDEPGLSRLHALAVARACRLMDESVVPLNLQELAHAAGYSRFHFHRMFKAFTGVTPHAYVSVVRARRVRRELTCAQTVSDAIYSSGFNSNGHFYAASSRILGMTPQEFRSGGRGVLIRYACATSSLGPVLVASADKGVCAVVPAVDGDPAHRVLARLFPSARLAEGDAGFAARVRAAVERGEPPAPGRALLPADVLEICLCERVRQELSGTSLPG; this is encoded by the coding sequence GTGGCGTACACACGTGACGTCACCGGGGCGTACACGAGCGACGAGGACCGCTGGCGGGCGGTGCGGGAGCACGACCGGGCCGCGGACGGCAAGTTCTACTACGTGGTGCGCACCACCGGGGTCTACAGCAGGCCCTCGTGCGTGGTGCGGACCGCGCGGCGCGAGAACGTCATGTTCCTTCCGACGGCGGAGGAGGCGCGGGCCCGGGGCTACCGTTCGTGCCGCCGCTGCCGCCCCGACGAGCCGGGCCTGAGCCGGCTGCACGCGCTGGCGGTCGCGCGGGCATGCCGGCTGATGGACGAGTCGGTGGTCCCGCTGAACCTTCAGGAGCTGGCGCACGCGGCCGGTTACAGCCGCTTCCACTTCCACCGCATGTTCAAGGCGTTCACCGGAGTGACGCCGCACGCGTATGTGTCGGTGGTGCGCGCCCGCCGGGTCCGCCGCGAACTGACGTGTGCGCAGACCGTGTCGGACGCCATCTACAGCTCGGGGTTCAACTCCAACGGTCACTTCTACGCGGCGTCCTCGAGGATTCTCGGCATGACGCCGCAGGAGTTCCGCTCGGGCGGCCGGGGGGTCCTGATCCGGTACGCCTGTGCCACCTCCTCGCTGGGCCCCGTGCTCGTCGCGTCGGCGGACAAAGGGGTGTGCGCGGTGGTGCCCGCCGTCGACGGGGATCCGGCGCACCGGGTGCTGGCCCGGCTGTTCCCGTCGGCCCGGCTGGCGGAGGGTGACGCCGGGTTCGCCGCCCGGGTGCGCGCCGCGGTCGAGCGCGGCGAACCGCCGGCGCCCGGCCGGGCGCTGCTGCCCGCCGATGTGCTGGAGATCTGCCTGTGCGAGCGGGTGCGCCAGGAGTTGTCGGGGACGTCCCTTCCCGGGTGA
- a CDS encoding 3-dehydroquinate synthase II: MKFAWIDIRPVPVEHREAVIDAAVHARVDAIVDSDVATLATLPNTVKRVLAGAERPADQGLDDLIVLNEIADAAELGAARARHRDGEKDTAGLVNVVDDATLTLACETAIALPYTVVEFKDPTKIPLEIVIAAADSSPGQLICRADDLEEAQVIVDVLEKGSEGVLLAPRDANDVFALVEMLRVKTPDLSLSTLTIDSIEHLGLGDRVCIDTCTHFEKDEGMLVGSYAHGFILCVSETHPLPYMPTRPFRINAGALHSYVFGQDNRTNYLSELKAGSAVLAVGADGRTRRIVVGRIKLESRPLLSIKAHSPEGVEVNLIVQDDWHVRILGPGASVLNVTELKQGDKVLGHVATDKRHVGWPVGEFCVEK; encoded by the coding sequence GTGAAATTTGCCTGGATCGACATCCGTCCCGTCCCCGTCGAGCACCGCGAGGCGGTCATCGACGCGGCTGTCCACGCCCGGGTCGACGCCATCGTCGACAGTGATGTGGCGACTCTCGCCACGCTGCCGAACACGGTCAAGCGGGTGCTGGCCGGCGCCGAGCGCCCTGCCGACCAGGGTCTCGACGACCTGATCGTGCTGAACGAGATCGCCGACGCCGCGGAGCTGGGTGCGGCGCGGGCCCGCCACCGTGACGGCGAGAAGGACACCGCGGGCCTGGTCAACGTGGTCGACGACGCGACGCTGACGCTGGCCTGCGAGACGGCGATCGCGCTGCCGTACACGGTGGTCGAGTTCAAGGACCCGACGAAGATCCCGCTGGAGATCGTGATCGCGGCCGCGGACAGTTCGCCGGGTCAGCTGATCTGCCGGGCCGACGACCTCGAAGAGGCCCAGGTCATCGTCGACGTACTGGAGAAGGGCTCGGAGGGTGTGCTGCTGGCGCCCCGCGACGCCAACGATGTCTTCGCGCTGGTGGAGATGTTGCGGGTGAAGACCCCCGACCTGTCGCTGTCCACGCTGACCATCGACTCGATCGAGCACCTCGGGCTCGGTGACCGGGTGTGCATCGACACCTGCACCCACTTCGAGAAGGACGAGGGCATGCTCGTCGGCTCGTACGCGCACGGGTTCATCCTGTGCGTGAGCGAGACCCACCCGCTGCCGTACATGCCGACCCGCCCGTTCCGTATCAACGCGGGCGCGCTGCACAGCTATGTCTTCGGCCAGGACAACCGCACCAACTACCTCAGCGAGCTCAAGGCCGGCAGCGCGGTCCTCGCGGTCGGTGCCGACGGCCGCACCCGCCGCATCGTGGTGGGCCGCATCAAGCTGGAGTCCAGGCCGCTGCTGAGCATCAAGGCCCATTCGCCGGAGGGCGTCGAGGTCAATCTCATCGTCCAGGACGACTGGCACGTGCGGATCCTCGGTCCGGGCGCGAGCGTGCTGAACGTGACCGAGCTGAAGCAGGGCGACAAGGTCCTCGGCCATGTCGCCACCGACAAGCGGCACGTCGGCTGGCCGGTCGGCGAGTTCTGCGTCGAGAAGTAG
- a CDS encoding FAD-binding oxidoreductase: MAQKTDGIGRRRFLGAAAAVSGASALGGATTALATPAQAADVPTTATTATTFGPVAVTPKDQRYRDLVRGMNQRYIGSPESVHLIGSTGQIPAIVEKAVAENKRITVRSGGHCLEDFVFNPEVQVVLDVSLLNQVYYDATRRAFVVETGAQLLDVYEKLYPVWGVTVPGGICYSVGAGGHVSGGGWGLLCRQLGLIIDYLYAVEVVVVGADGKARTVVATSDSNDPNRDLWWAHTGGGGGNFGVITRYWFRTPGATGTDPTALLPKPPAEVYLSAVSWKWSDMDAASFRTLVTNYASFFAANSGPTSPYNALASFLVLPHKSNGQIAMVTQVDATVPDARALHDNYLAAINNGLGVTQGALTRDVGEFRSMAQLAEPRRLPWLEATRYLGPTNVDLTDPTLRQDYKSSYMRAGFPDRHVEVMYKHLTRTDFANPRASVTLSSYGGRVNTVAPAATAYPHRESVFKMMWMSLWSDAADDAANETWNQQFYEELYADTGGVPVPNTVTDGCYVNYPDRDLSDPARNTSTTPWHGLYYKGNYTRLQQIKKTYDPRNIFRHRQSIRLPS, from the coding sequence ATGGCGCAGAAGACAGACGGGATCGGCCGACGCCGGTTCCTCGGGGCCGCGGCAGCGGTCAGTGGCGCGAGTGCGCTCGGCGGCGCGACGACGGCGCTCGCCACGCCGGCACAGGCGGCGGACGTGCCGACGACGGCAACGACGGCAACGACGTTCGGCCCCGTCGCCGTGACACCGAAGGACCAGCGGTACCGGGACCTGGTGCGCGGCATGAACCAGCGCTACATAGGCAGCCCCGAGTCGGTGCACCTCATCGGCTCCACCGGGCAGATACCGGCGATCGTGGAGAAGGCCGTAGCGGAGAACAAGCGGATCACCGTCCGCAGCGGCGGCCACTGCCTGGAGGACTTCGTCTTCAACCCCGAGGTGCAGGTCGTCCTGGACGTCTCGCTGCTCAACCAGGTCTACTACGACGCCACGCGCCGGGCGTTCGTCGTCGAGACGGGGGCGCAGCTGCTGGACGTCTACGAGAAGCTCTACCCGGTGTGGGGCGTCACCGTGCCCGGCGGCATCTGCTACTCCGTCGGCGCCGGCGGCCATGTCAGCGGCGGTGGCTGGGGCCTGCTCTGCCGTCAGCTGGGCCTGATCATCGACTACCTGTACGCCGTCGAGGTGGTCGTCGTGGGCGCCGACGGCAAGGCCCGCACGGTCGTGGCCACCAGCGACAGCAACGACCCCAACCGCGACCTGTGGTGGGCGCACACCGGCGGTGGCGGCGGGAACTTCGGCGTCATCACCCGGTACTGGTTCCGGACCCCCGGCGCCACCGGCACCGACCCGACGGCGCTGCTGCCCAAGCCGCCGGCCGAGGTGTACCTCAGCGCGGTGTCCTGGAAGTGGAGCGACATGGACGCCGCCTCCTTCCGGACCCTGGTCACCAACTACGCCTCGTTCTTCGCGGCCAACAGCGGCCCCACCAGCCCGTACAACGCGCTGGCCAGCTTCCTGGTGCTGCCGCACAAGTCCAACGGGCAGATCGCCATGGTCACCCAGGTCGACGCGACCGTCCCCGACGCCCGCGCCCTGCACGACAACTATCTCGCCGCCATCAACAACGGGCTGGGCGTCACCCAGGGGGCGCTGACGCGGGACGTCGGCGAGTTCCGCTCGATGGCCCAGCTCGCCGAGCCCCGCAGGCTGCCCTGGTTGGAGGCCACCCGCTACCTCGGCCCCACGAACGTGGACCTCACCGACCCGACGCTGCGCCAGGACTACAAGTCGTCCTACATGCGCGCCGGCTTCCCCGACCGCCACGTCGAGGTCATGTACAAGCACCTGACCCGCACCGACTTCGCCAACCCGCGTGCCTCGGTGACGCTCAGCTCCTACGGCGGCCGGGTCAACACGGTCGCACCCGCGGCCACGGCCTACCCGCACCGCGAGTCGGTGTTCAAGATGATGTGGATGTCGCTGTGGAGCGACGCGGCCGACGACGCCGCCAACGAGACGTGGAACCAGCAGTTCTACGAGGAGCTGTACGCCGACACCGGCGGCGTCCCGGTCCCCAACACGGTGACCGACGGCTGCTACGTCAACTACCCGGACCGTGACCTGAGCGACCCCGCACGGAACACGTCCACGACGCCCTGGCACGGCCTCTACTACAAGGGGAACTACACGCGCCTCCAGCAGATCAAGAAGACGTACGACCCCCGGAACATATTCAGGCACCGGCAGTCCATCCGGCTTCCGTCCTGA
- a CDS encoding cupin domain-containing protein, producing MTVSRGEVYENPRCGERVVVRTPASETGGTRTILDVYASPGGAVSGEHVHPVSEERFTLVRGKVAFLIGGRQVTLERPGQSVLIQPGIEHRWWNCTGEESYHICEVRQNADRFETLVLRQLFGLAQDGRTSPEGMPKFLQQVVTTLEFGDVVRFTTPPWRVQRLLFGALAPVARMLGYQGCNPEYLDRKPSETVELEPLPDEVAAWHYADADGPRP from the coding sequence GTGACGGTAAGCAGAGGCGAGGTATACGAGAATCCGCGGTGCGGCGAGCGTGTGGTCGTCAGGACGCCCGCGTCGGAGACCGGCGGCACGAGGACCATCCTGGACGTGTACGCGAGCCCCGGCGGGGCCGTGTCGGGCGAGCACGTCCACCCGGTGAGCGAGGAACGCTTCACCCTGGTGCGGGGGAAGGTGGCCTTCCTCATCGGCGGGCGGCAGGTGACGCTGGAGCGGCCCGGGCAGAGTGTGCTGATCCAGCCGGGCATCGAGCACCGCTGGTGGAACTGCACCGGCGAGGAGTCGTACCACATCTGCGAGGTACGGCAGAACGCCGACCGTTTCGAGACGCTGGTGCTGCGGCAGCTCTTCGGTCTCGCCCAGGACGGCAGGACCAGTCCCGAGGGCATGCCCAAGTTCCTGCAACAGGTCGTCACCACGCTGGAGTTCGGTGACGTGGTGCGTTTCACGACGCCGCCGTGGCGGGTGCAGCGCCTGCTGTTCGGGGCGCTCGCGCCGGTGGCCCGGATGCTCGGCTACCAGGGATGCAATCCGGAGTACCTGGACCGCAAACCGTCCGAGACCGTCGAACTCGAACCGCTGCCCGACGAGGTGGCGGCCTGGCACTACGCGGATGCCGACGGCCCGCGCCCCTGA
- a CDS encoding flavin reductase family protein encodes MSAGERSLRDCLGQFASGVTVVTTRQGEGGGAHGATVSSFTSVSLRPPLIMVSLDRRSRLSTLLAGRPFGVNVLAADQSDLALSFAGRGDLARDTVEWQGGGPAPRLAGTVAHFSCAPWASYDGGDHLLFVGEVLSFDAPGGEPLVVHGGAFRALRNTAALGSGRR; translated from the coding sequence GTGAGCGCAGGCGAGCGAAGTCTCCGGGACTGCCTGGGGCAGTTCGCGTCCGGGGTCACCGTTGTCACCACCCGGCAGGGCGAAGGGGGAGGGGCGCACGGTGCCACCGTCAGCTCCTTCACCTCGGTCTCGCTCCGGCCGCCGCTGATCATGGTGTCGCTGGACCGGCGCAGCCGGCTGAGCACGCTGCTGGCCGGCCGGCCGTTCGGCGTGAACGTCCTGGCCGCGGACCAGAGCGACCTCGCACTGAGCTTCGCGGGCAGGGGCGATCTCGCCCGGGACACCGTCGAGTGGCAGGGCGGCGGTCCGGCACCGCGGCTGGCGGGCACCGTGGCCCACTTCTCCTGCGCCCCCTGGGCGTCGTACGACGGCGGCGACCACCTGCTGTTCGTGGGCGAGGTCCTGAGCTTCGACGCCCCGGGCGGCGAACCGCTGGTCGTCCACGGCGGAGCGTTCCGCGCGCTGCGCAACACGGCCGCCCTGGGCTCGGGCCGCCGCTGA
- a CDS encoding class I adenylate-forming enzyme family protein: MSQQSWWGARSLVHRARGEVWAHTGRPGAEVGAAALRAETERLAHILRCYGIGPGSTVALHGTPSFTQLWSLFALWSLDAQVVLLEPRLGKAEREALLELSAPQFVITFGGPRGREDVFAGECEVLVRRRGNGRPARTEHCLVQFSSGTTGRPKAVGRTGESLRVELDRLQALVGMVREGERVAVLGPPAHSFFLVAGVLHALRAGACAVFPATQEPDALAEAASRSHVVIGAPSHFAALAHADERFRLPELRLAVSGGDVLDQETAGAFARRYGVLVGQGYGTTETGILATDLSGAAGPGTLGTPVPGVRTRIVGGVLEVHLPHSPYVFEELYEGLSGGEGWMSTQDLVTRDPATGVLRMRGRQSGPRSFAEHGVDPLRVESVLRAHRDVTDAVVLGADALDVLVACGDGLTRTDLGAWCHRFLGPSAASLRYRLVSELPRTASGKVLRDRDRLHGRGWFPCPAAPRPAGKERDESDEGRRRGVHT, translated from the coding sequence ATGTCGCAGCAGTCCTGGTGGGGTGCGCGGTCGCTCGTGCACCGCGCCCGGGGCGAGGTGTGGGCGCACACCGGCCGGCCCGGCGCGGAGGTCGGCGCGGCCGCCCTGCGCGCCGAGACGGAGCGGCTGGCGCACATTCTTCGCTGTTACGGAATCGGGCCCGGCTCCACCGTCGCCCTGCACGGCACACCGAGCTTCACCCAGCTGTGGTCACTGTTCGCGCTGTGGTCGCTGGACGCCCAGGTGGTGCTGCTGGAGCCACGGCTGGGGAAGGCCGAGCGGGAGGCGCTGCTGGAGCTGAGCGCCCCGCAGTTCGTCATCACCTTCGGCGGTCCCCGGGGCCGCGAGGACGTCTTCGCCGGTGAGTGCGAGGTCCTGGTTCGCCGCCGGGGCAACGGACGCCCCGCGCGTACGGAGCACTGCCTGGTGCAGTTCTCGTCGGGGACCACGGGCAGGCCCAAGGCGGTCGGCCGCACCGGGGAGTCGCTGCGGGTCGAGCTGGACCGGTTGCAGGCGCTGGTGGGAATGGTGCGGGAGGGCGAGCGGGTCGCGGTCCTGGGGCCGCCGGCGCACTCCTTCTTCCTGGTGGCGGGGGTCCTGCACGCGCTGCGGGCCGGCGCCTGTGCGGTCTTTCCCGCGACGCAGGAGCCGGACGCGCTCGCCGAAGCCGCGTCCCGGTCGCATGTGGTGATCGGCGCGCCGTCGCACTTCGCGGCGCTCGCGCACGCGGACGAGCGGTTCCGGCTGCCGGAGCTGCGGCTGGCCGTGTCCGGCGGGGACGTGCTGGACCAGGAGACCGCGGGTGCCTTCGCCCGGCGGTACGGCGTGCTCGTGGGGCAGGGGTACGGCACCACGGAGACCGGCATCCTGGCCACCGATCTGTCCGGCGCGGCCGGGCCGGGGACGCTCGGCACACCGGTTCCCGGCGTCCGCACCCGGATCGTGGGCGGCGTCCTGGAGGTGCATCTCCCGCACTCCCCCTACGTGTTCGAGGAGCTGTACGAGGGCCTGTCCGGTGGTGAGGGCTGGATGTCCACGCAGGACCTGGTGACCCGGGACCCGGCCACCGGCGTACTGCGTATGCGGGGCCGGCAGAGCGGGCCCCGCAGCTTCGCGGAGCACGGCGTCGATCCGTTGCGGGTCGAGTCGGTGCTGCGCGCCCACCGGGACGTCACCGACGCGGTCGTCCTGGGCGCCGACGCCCTCGACGTGCTGGTGGCGTGCGGGGACGGGCTGACGCGCACGGACCTGGGCGCCTGGTGCCACCGCTTCCTGGGCCCTTCCGCGGCCTCGCTGCGCTACCGGCTCGTGTCCGAGCTCCCGCGCACGGCCAGCGGAAAGGTCCTGCGCGACCGCGACCGGCTGCACGGGCGTGGCTGGTTCCCCTGTCCGGCCGCCCCGCGGCCGGCGGGCAAGGAGAGGGATGAGAGTGACGAGGGAAGGCGACGTGGCGTACACACGTGA